One stretch of Manis pentadactyla isolate mManPen7 chromosome 10, mManPen7.hap1, whole genome shotgun sequence DNA includes these proteins:
- the LOC118929548 gene encoding E3 ubiquitin-protein ligase RNF13-like: MRPTSRFVFLGQASRYFCNEMLLPVGMLVLSTTQIYTILTVQLFAFLNLLPNKGDILAYNFENVTQTFADLPVRFGYRLPAVGLKGFLINAKPENACEPIVPPPIKDNSSGTFVVLIRRLDCNFDTKVLNPQRAGYKAAIVLNVDSDNLISMGSNDIDVLKKIDIASAFIGESSANSLKDEFTYEKGGFHYFSSRI, translated from the coding sequence ATGCGGCCGACAAGCCGCTTTGTGTTTCTGGGTCAGGCTTCCAGGTATTTCTGCAACGAGATGCTGCTCCCCGTAGGAATGCTCGTGCTGTCAACCACACAAATCTATACCATCTTGACCGTCCAGCTCTTTGCATTCTTAAACTTACTGCCTAATAAAGGGGacattttagcatataattttgaaaatgtgaCTCAGACATTTGCTGATCTCCCAGTGAGATTTGGTTATAGACTTCCAGCTGTAGGTTTAAAGGGTTTTTTGATTAACGCCAAACCAGAGAATGCCTGTGAACCCATAGTGCCTCCACCAATAAAAGACAATTCATCTGGCACTTTCGTCGTGTTAATTAGAAGACTTGATTGTAATTTTGATACGAAGGTTTTAAATCCGCAGAGAGCAGGATACAAAGCAGCCATAGTTCTTAATGTTGATTCTGACAACCTCATTAGTATGGGATCCAACGACATTGATGTGCTGAAGAAAATTGACATTGCATCTGCCTTTATTGGGGAATCATCAGCCAATTCCCTGAAAGATGAATTCACATATGAAAAAGGGGGCTTCCATTATTTTAGTTCCAGAATTTAG